In the Salvelinus namaycush isolate Seneca chromosome 35, SaNama_1.0, whole genome shotgun sequence genome, one interval contains:
- the vps25 gene encoding vacuolar protein-sorting-associated protein 25 — translation MSFEWPWQYNFPPFFTLQPNVDTRQKQLAAWCSLALSYCRHHKLYTLDIMEAQESPVFNHKNIDRKLSMEAILIVFEELRKKGNLEWLDKNKTRCLVMWRRPEEWGKLIYQWVSKNGMVNTVFTLYELANGDDTESEEFHGLEDWMLIRSLQALQMDGKAEVISMDDGKGVKFF, via the exons ATGAGTTTTGAGTGGCCCTGGCAATATAATTTTCCTCCGTTTTTTAC GTTACAGCCCAATGTTGACACCAGACAGAAACAGCTTGCAGCTTGGTGCTCCCTCGCACTGTCCTACTGCCGCCATCACAAGCTCTACACTCTGGACATCATGGAAGCCCAAGAGAGCCCTGTGTTCAACCACAAGAATATTGATA GAAAACTATCAATGGAGGCCATACTAATTGTTTTTGAGGAATTGAGGAAAAAAG GGAACCTGGAATGGTTAGACAAGAACAAGACACGGTGTCTAGTCATGTGGAGGAGGCCAGAGGAATGGGGGAAACTGATTTACCAGTGG GTCTCTAAAAACGGCATGGTCAATACAGTGTTTACACTCTACGAGCTCGCCAACGGTGACGACACAGAAAGCGAAG AATTCCATGGGCTGGAAGACTGGATGCTGATTCGTTCGCTGCAGGCCCTGCAGATGGACGGCAAGGCAGAGGTCATCTCCATGGACGACGGGAAGGGGGTCAAGTTCTTCTGA
- the arhgap27 gene encoding rho GTPase-activating protein 15, which yields MVDLYAKPRHGYQTRGGLALPIANQVDNESAQNAVYVNVAELHRNVSESPPSASSPPCSPPYLDSEGWEVHTDQESGQEYYYHPESGQTTWDNPHIDPEALAEEPVCSSPSPSSQSPTSTSVSPPAWTADWEQCLDVTSGRQYFYNPVSGDTSWEPPEPQCPYPPLMEPLSGHSSLEEGPPPLPEEDYPAEADLPESLEEKPLALSPVDPHSFHNDYNPSHVIQAVIPRASMDRSAPTGWNLNVDPDGTWVFSSKHSPEQWIKSLDDRGQTYYYLRDGSRSQWNLPEAPVASGQSKVGNGVALDGGSLSMKNWRHTMGPAHFSSTMEERKFFPNHRRNASDYGSEGSSADNSPEMGQHHVQSLEKAGILNKTKVSENGKRVRKNWAQSWTVLHGGVLTFHKDPKSAATGASNKTNQITPEVTVELRGATIGWAPRDKSSKKNVVELKNKNGVEFLIQYDTESIINDWHKVLVDTIRQLDQDHHQSEEEDGDISEKSSGTDRDDRSPGTLDKRRMSSRPSTATSSGGETDQKKVRTKLINFLLKRPTLQSVKEKGYIRDNVFGCHLAALCAQEKTTIPSFVEKCIRAVEKRGLDMDGLYRVSGNLAVIQKLRFKADHEELDLEDGQWEDIHVITGALKLFFRELPEPLFPFSHFSHFIQAIRTVDYTLKVSYMRELVESLPRPNHYTMELLFSHLRKVINYGEENRMTVQNVAIVFGPTLLRPEMESANIAMHMVFQNQIVELVLNEYEYIFHSS from the exons ATGGTGGATCTTTATGCAAAGCCCCGGCATGGGTATCAGACCCGGGGGGGCTTGGCTCTACCAATTGCAAACCAG GTTGACAATGAGAGTGCCCAGAACGCTGTGTACGTCAATGTAGCGGAGCTCCACAGAAACGTCTCTGAGTCCCCTCCCTCGGCCTCCTCCCCTCCCTGCTCTCCTCCTTACCTGGACTCTGAGGGATGGGAGGTGCACACTGACCAGGAGAGTGGACAGGAGTACTACTACCACCCTGAATCGGGGCAGACCACCTGGGACAACCCCCACATAGACCCTGAGGCTCTCGCTGAGGAGCCTGTGTGTTCgtctccctcgccctcctctcAGTCCCCCACTTCCACCTCTGTCTCCCCCCCTGCATGGACCGCTGACTGGGAGCAGTGTTTGGATGTGACTAGCGGCCGCCAGTACTTCTACAACCCAGTATCGGGGGACACGTCTTGGGAGCCCCCAGAGCCACAGTGCCCCTATCCCCCTCTGATGGAGCCGCTGAGTGGGCACAGCTCTCTGGAGGAAGGGCCG cctCCCCTGCCTGAGGAGGACTACCCAGCCGAGGCTGACCTACCTGAATCCCTTGAAGAGAAGCCATTGGCTTTGTCCCCAGTGGACCCTCACTCCTTCCATAATGACTACAACCCCAGCCATGTGATCCAGGCGGTCATCCCCAGGGCCAGCATGGACAGGAGCGCCCCAACTGGCTGGAACCTCAATGTAGACCCTGATGGAACATGGGTgttctccagcaaacactcacctGAGCAG TGGATCAAATCATTGGACGACAGAGGACAGAcgtactactacctgagagacggCTCCAGATCCCAGTGGAACCTGCCTGAG GCGCCTGTAGCATCAGGCCAGTCTAAGGTGGGAAACGGTGTTGCGCTGGACGGGGGGTCTCTATCTATGAAGAACTGGAGACACACCATGGGTCCAGCTCACTTCAGCTCAACCATGGAGGAAAGG AAGTTCTTCCCGAATCACAGAAGAAATGCCTCGGACTACGGCAGCGAGGGTTCCAGTGCAGACAACTCTCCAGAGATGGGGCAGCATCAC GTACAGAGTTTAGAAAAAGCTGGAATTCTCAACAAAACTAAAGTGTCAGAGAACGGGAAAAGAGTAAG GAAAAACTGGGCCCAGTCATGGACGGTTCTTCACGGAGGGGTTCTGACCTTCCACAAAGACCCCAAGTCTGCAGCCACAGGAGCCTCG AACAAGACCAATCAGATCACACCAGAGGTCACAGTGGAGCTACGAGGTGCAACGATTGGCTGGGCTCCCAGGGATAAATCCAGCAAAAAGAACGTTGTAGAG TTGAAAAACAAAAATGGTGTTGAGTTTCTGATACAGTACGACACTGAGAGTATCATCAACGACTGGCACAAAGTTCTAGTCGACACCATTCGACAGCTG GACCAGGATCACCACcaatctgaggaggaggacggggACATCAGTGAGAAGTCCTCCGGTACAGACAGAGATGACAGGTCACCAGGCACCCTGGACAAGAGGAGGATGT ctTCCAGACCGAGCACGGCCACCTCCTCTGGGGGAGAGACAGATCAGAAGAAGGTTCGTACCAAGCTGATCAATTTCCTCCTGAAACGACCCACGCTGCAGTCCGTCAAGGAGAAGGGTTACATCCGAG ACAATGTGTTTGGCTGTCATCTGGCTGCACTGTGTGCCCAGGAGAAAACTACTATCCCAAGCTTTGTGGAGAAATGTATCCGAGCAGTGGAAAAGAGAG GTCTGGACATGGATGGACTCTACAGAGTCAGTGGGAACCTAGCTGTCATTCAGAAACTACGCTTCAAGGCAGATCATG aggaactggacCTGGAGGATGGCCAGTGGGAGGACATCCACGTCATCACTGGGGCTCTGAAGCTTTTCTTCAGGGAGCTTCCTGAACCCCTCTTCCCCTTCAGCCACTTCAGCCACTTCATCCAGGCCATAA GAACTGTTGATTACACCCTCAAAGTGTCTTACATGCGAGAGCTGGTGGAGTCTCTCCCTCGGCCAAACCATTACACCATGGAACTCCTCTTCAGCCATTTACGCAA AGTGATAAACTATGGAGAAGAGAACCGTATGACTGTGCAGAACGTGGCTATCGTCTTTGGTCCCACGCTGCTCCGGCCAGAGATGGAGTCAGCCAACATCGCCATGCACATGGTTTTCCAGAACCAGATAGTGGAGCTAGTCCTGAACGAATACGAATACATCTTCCATTCCAGTTGA